The following proteins are encoded in a genomic region of Bradyrhizobium sp. SK17:
- a CDS encoding efflux RND transporter permease subunit, which yields MSVSEPFIRRPIATSLLGIALMIGGALGYWALPVSALPQVDFPTVQVTTQLPGASPDVVASLITAPLERQLGQIPSLSSMNSTSSFGVSQISLQFDLNRDIDGATQDVQAAINAAAGILPKTLPYPPVYAKVNPADAPVMTLALTSDTISLRAMSDLADTILGQRLSQISGVGRVSILGGLKPAVRVQADLARLAAYGIAMEDLRNAIAGANVSGPKGSLDGAQQSYTIAANDQIAAADAYRPIIIAYRNGSPVTIGDVAQIVDGLENDRTGGWYQGTPAVIIDIQRQPGANVIDVVKQIRAEIPRLQRAVPAGVKLTVVSDRTVTIRASVRDVQFTLILSVVLVTLVVLLFLRSLRATLIAGVALPLSLITSFGIMYFAGFSLDNLSLMALTIGTGFVVDDAIVMIENIVRHMEEGETVMEASLKGASEIGFTVISLTVSLIAVFIPLLFMSGLVGRMFREFALTLTIAVVTSAIVSLTLTPMMCSRLLKNIHEEMAVPGLAAVSRFIDRMVAFYHRTLLWVLQRQRATLLVTFATIALTLIMYVLAPKGFLPLQDTSSITAVTEAGPDVSFAEMQRRQAAVSDIIKADPDVVGVVSVIGSGSVNPTTNVGRLVLTLKPLDERRDGVVKVIERLKQKIATVPGMTVYFQPVQDVQISTQSSRSQYQYTLTATDAAEVTQWAQKLVAEMRRDPIFRDVSSEAQEGGLRAALDINRQRAGQLGVNLQGVTDTLNDAFAQRQISTIYGQANQYRVVLEALPMYQRDPSVLDKLYLPGANGAQVPLSAVATLVRTTAPLAISHQAQFPSVSLSFNLAPGEALGDAVEAVKAIETRIGMPGSIVGIYSGDAAEFARSLAGQPWLILAAIITIYIVLGVLYESYIHPITILSTLPSAGVGAILALMLCGQDLSVIGLIGIILLMGIVKKNAIMMIDFALEAERHQGMSSYDAIVQACLLRFRPIMMTTLAALFGALPLAIESGTGAELRFPLGISIIGGLLLSQLLTLYTTPVIYLALDRLNRRIERAVPEPGPGGPPVAGATEGMQ from the coding sequence ATGAGCGTCTCCGAACCGTTCATCCGCCGGCCGATCGCCACCTCGCTGCTCGGCATCGCGCTGATGATCGGCGGCGCGCTCGGCTATTGGGCGCTGCCGGTGTCGGCGCTGCCGCAGGTCGATTTCCCGACCGTGCAGGTGACGACCCAATTGCCCGGCGCCAGCCCCGACGTGGTGGCTTCGCTGATCACCGCGCCGCTGGAGCGGCAGCTCGGGCAAATCCCGTCGCTGTCGTCGATGAACTCGACGAGTTCGTTCGGCGTCAGCCAGATCTCGCTGCAATTCGACCTCAACCGCGACATCGACGGCGCCACCCAGGACGTCCAGGCGGCGATCAACGCCGCAGCCGGCATCCTGCCGAAGACGCTGCCCTATCCACCGGTCTACGCCAAGGTGAACCCGGCGGACGCGCCGGTCATGACCCTGGCGCTGACCTCGGACACGATCTCGCTGCGGGCGATGAGCGATCTCGCCGACACCATCCTCGGGCAACGGCTGAGCCAGATTTCCGGCGTCGGCCGGGTCTCGATCCTCGGCGGATTGAAGCCGGCGGTGCGCGTGCAGGCCGATCTGGCCCGGCTTGCGGCCTACGGCATCGCGATGGAGGATTTGCGCAACGCGATCGCCGGGGCCAACGTGTCGGGCCCGAAAGGATCGCTCGACGGCGCCCAGCAGTCCTACACCATCGCCGCGAACGACCAGATCGCGGCCGCCGACGCCTACCGGCCGATCATCATCGCCTATCGCAACGGCTCACCGGTCACGATTGGCGATGTCGCGCAGATCGTCGACGGGCTGGAGAACGATCGCACCGGCGGCTGGTATCAGGGCACGCCGGCCGTCATCATCGACATCCAGCGTCAGCCCGGCGCCAATGTCATCGACGTCGTCAAGCAGATCCGGGCCGAGATCCCGCGGTTGCAACGCGCGGTGCCGGCCGGCGTCAAGCTGACCGTCGTCTCCGACCGCACCGTGACGATCCGCGCCTCGGTCCGCGATGTGCAGTTCACGCTGATCCTGAGCGTCGTGCTGGTGACGCTGGTGGTGCTGCTGTTCCTGCGGTCGCTGCGCGCGACGCTGATCGCCGGCGTCGCGCTGCCGCTGTCGCTGATCACGAGCTTCGGCATCATGTATTTCGCCGGCTTCAGCCTCGACAATCTGTCGCTGATGGCGCTGACCATCGGAACCGGCTTCGTGGTCGACGACGCCATCGTGATGATCGAGAACATCGTCCGCCATATGGAAGAGGGCGAGACGGTGATGGAGGCTTCGCTGAAGGGCGCCAGCGAAATCGGCTTCACCGTGATCTCGCTGACGGTGTCGCTGATCGCGGTGTTCATCCCGCTGCTGTTCATGTCCGGTCTGGTCGGCCGCATGTTCCGCGAATTCGCACTGACCCTGACCATCGCGGTCGTGACCTCGGCGATCGTCTCGCTGACGCTGACGCCGATGATGTGCTCGCGGCTGCTCAAGAACATCCACGAGGAGATGGCGGTGCCGGGCCTGGCCGCGGTCAGCCGCTTCATCGACCGGATGGTGGCTTTCTACCATCGCACGCTGCTCTGGGTGTTGCAGCGGCAGCGCGCGACACTGCTGGTGACGTTTGCGACCATCGCGCTGACGCTGATCATGTATGTGCTGGCGCCGAAGGGCTTCCTGCCGTTGCAGGACACCTCGTCGATCACGGCGGTGACCGAGGCCGGTCCCGACGTCTCGTTCGCCGAGATGCAACGGCGGCAAGCCGCGGTGTCCGACATCATCAAGGCCGATCCCGACGTGGTCGGCGTGGTTTCGGTGATCGGCTCGGGCTCGGTCAATCCGACCACCAATGTCGGCCGCCTGGTGCTGACACTGAAGCCGCTCGACGAGCGGCGCGACGGCGTCGTCAAGGTGATCGAGCGCCTCAAGCAGAAGATCGCGACGGTGCCCGGCATGACCGTCTACTTCCAGCCGGTGCAGGACGTGCAGATCTCGACCCAGTCGAGCCGTTCGCAATACCAGTACACGCTGACCGCGACCGACGCCGCCGAAGTCACCCAATGGGCGCAAAAGCTGGTCGCCGAGATGCGGCGCGATCCGATCTTCCGCGACGTCTCCTCGGAGGCGCAGGAAGGCGGCTTGCGCGCGGCGCTCGACATCAACCGGCAGCGCGCGGGACAACTCGGCGTCAATCTGCAGGGTGTCACCGACACCCTGAACGACGCCTTCGCGCAGCGCCAGATCTCGACGATCTACGGCCAGGCCAACCAGTATCGCGTCGTGCTCGAGGCGCTGCCGATGTACCAGCGCGACCCGTCGGTCCTCGACAAGCTGTATCTGCCCGGCGCCAACGGCGCGCAGGTGCCACTGTCGGCGGTCGCAACCCTGGTCCGCACCACCGCGCCGCTCGCGATCTCGCACCAGGCCCAATTCCCGTCAGTCTCGCTCAGCTTCAACCTGGCGCCGGGCGAGGCGCTCGGCGACGCGGTCGAGGCGGTGAAGGCGATCGAGACACGGATCGGGATGCCCGGCAGCATTGTCGGCATCTATTCCGGCGACGCCGCCGAGTTCGCGCGCTCGCTGGCCGGCCAGCCCTGGCTGATCCTGGCCGCGATCATCACGATCTACATCGTGCTCGGCGTGCTCTATGAGAGCTACATCCATCCGATCACGATCCTGTCGACGCTGCCCTCGGCCGGTGTCGGCGCCATCCTGGCGCTGATGTTGTGCGGGCAGGACCTCTCGGTGATCGGCCTGATCGGCATCATCCTGTTGATGGGCATCGTCAAGAAGAACGCGATCATGATGATCGACTTCGCGCTCGAGGCCGAACGGCATCAGGGCATGTCGTCCTATGACGCGATCGTGCAGGCCTGCCTGCTGCGTTTCCGCCCGATCATGATGACGACGCTGGCGGCGCTATTCGGCGCGCTGCCGCTTGCGATCGAAAGCGGGACGGGCGCCGAGCTGCGCTTCCCGCTCGGCATCTCGATCATCGGCGGCCTGCTGCTGAGCCAGTTGCTGACGCTTTACACCACGCCCGTGATCTATCTGGCACTCGACCGGCTCAATCGCCGGATCGAGCG
- a CDS encoding efflux RND transporter periplasmic adaptor subunit: protein MLFKPDAKDDGTNAAPRKRSLLSRLLGRMVSLIVTLVILGGLGYLGWLAFQPKQGGGGGRGAGARPDLPVPVLAATPHVADVPVYLDGVGSVKALNTVTVRSQVDGKLLKVNFVEGQDVKKDDVLGEIDPVIYQAQYDQAVAKKAQDVALLTNQKLDLARYEQLAASNAGSKQQADTQRALVAQQEALIKADQAAIDNAAATLGYTKIVAPIAGRAGLRQVDQGNIIHASDTTGLVILTQLQPIAVWFSLPQQQIMRVNAAAAKGALAVDVFGNDGVTVIDTGKLTGIDNQVDPTTGTLKLKAEFPNASYQLWPGQFVNVRLKVETLPHAIVVPTSAVQRGPAGTFSYVIGEGNVVTAKPVTVTQQNEHEAVIASGLTTSDRVVTTGFANLADGSKVVVGTDDGAPTADLAPRKRSRNPDGKRGGQGAGQATGQGAASGEAQGKDGKRDWQGKNGEHRGRHEHGDGDQKGQTGPAPAAGGEQSGSAPKAQP, encoded by the coding sequence ATGCTCTTTAAGCCCGATGCAAAGGACGACGGGACAAACGCCGCGCCGCGCAAGCGGAGCCTGCTCTCGCGCCTGCTCGGGCGCATGGTGTCGCTGATCGTGACGCTCGTGATCCTGGGCGGGCTCGGCTATCTCGGTTGGCTCGCTTTCCAGCCCAAGCAGGGCGGTGGCGGCGGCCGCGGCGCAGGCGCGCGGCCTGATCTGCCGGTGCCGGTGCTGGCGGCGACACCGCACGTCGCTGATGTGCCGGTCTATCTCGACGGCGTCGGTTCGGTGAAGGCGCTGAACACGGTCACCGTGCGCTCGCAGGTCGACGGCAAGCTGCTCAAGGTGAATTTCGTCGAGGGCCAGGACGTCAAGAAGGACGACGTGCTGGGCGAGATCGACCCCGTGATCTATCAGGCGCAATACGACCAGGCCGTCGCCAAGAAGGCCCAGGACGTCGCCCTGCTCACCAACCAGAAGCTCGACCTCGCGCGCTACGAGCAGCTCGCCGCCAGCAATGCCGGCTCCAAGCAGCAGGCCGACACGCAGCGCGCGCTGGTCGCGCAGCAGGAGGCGCTGATCAAGGCCGACCAGGCCGCGATCGACAATGCCGCAGCGACGCTCGGCTACACCAAGATCGTCGCGCCGATTGCCGGGCGCGCCGGCCTGCGTCAGGTCGACCAGGGCAATATCATCCACGCCTCCGACACCACCGGGCTCGTGATCCTGACCCAACTGCAACCGATCGCGGTGTGGTTCAGCCTGCCGCAGCAGCAGATCATGCGGGTGAACGCGGCGGCGGCGAAGGGGGCGCTTGCGGTCGATGTGTTCGGCAATGACGGCGTTACCGTGATCGACACCGGCAAGCTGACCGGCATCGACAACCAGGTCGACCCGACCACCGGCACGCTGAAGCTGAAGGCCGAATTCCCCAATGCCAGCTACCAGCTGTGGCCGGGCCAGTTCGTCAATGTCCGCCTCAAGGTCGAGACCCTGCCGCACGCCATCGTGGTGCCGACCTCGGCGGTGCAGCGCGGTCCCGCCGGCACGTTCAGCTACGTGATCGGCGAGGGTAACGTCGTCACCGCCAAGCCGGTCACGGTGACGCAGCAGAACGAGCACGAGGCCGTCATTGCGAGCGGCCTGACCACGTCGGACCGCGTCGTGACGACCGGCTTTGCCAACCTCGCCGACGGCTCGAAGGTCGTGGTCGGCACGGACGACGGTGCACCGACTGCCGATCTGGCGCCGCGCAAGCGCAGCCGCAATCCGGACGGCAAGCGCGGCGGCCAAGGGGCAGGGCAAGCGACAGGGCAAGGGGCGGCGTCGGGCGAAGCTCAGGGCAAGGACGGCAAGAGGGACTGGCAGGGCAAGAACGGCGAGCATCGCGGCCGGCACGAGCACGGCGATGGCGATCAGAAGGGACAGACCGGACCGGCGCCGGCAGCGGGGGGCGAACAGTCGGGCAGCGCGCCGAAGGCGCAGCCATGA
- a CDS encoding efflux transporter outer membrane subunit, which translates to MIALGLIAGCTGCILTQDIPDPALDVPQGYKAARLEQPGDALPTLDWWRGFRSKELTQLMEEAQTVNLDIAAAVARFRQADALARQAGAALLPSVNLNGSENYSRTSGSSASGLSIGGREVVNYSASLSASYQLDFWGQNRDALQAAEETSVANRFDREVVALTTLVSVANAYFTVLASQDRLRTAQRNIASAERILNAIRDRFKAGTGSDLDVAQQESVLANQRALVPPLRQTLDQNINALAVLVSRPPESVRIAGGSLNSVAIPRVTPGLPSELLTQRPDIRRQEAQLASATANVGSARAQFFPSIQLTGQGGYQSQALVSLFQPHAAFFSLVGGLTQPIFDGGRILGNFEYNQAKQDELLQTYRKTVVQSFTDVDNALVAIRETTRKLQLQRDVLSSSRRAFDLAEQQLKAGTADIVTVLNTQLTLFQAEDAYSQAQLARILAVVTLYQALGGGWEPKVERPVNAL; encoded by the coding sequence ATGATAGCCCTTGGCCTGATCGCGGGCTGCACTGGCTGTATCCTGACCCAGGACATCCCCGATCCTGCGCTCGACGTGCCGCAGGGCTACAAGGCCGCGCGGCTCGAGCAGCCTGGTGACGCGCTTCCGACGCTCGACTGGTGGCGCGGCTTCCGTTCCAAGGAGCTGACGCAGCTGATGGAGGAGGCGCAGACCGTCAATCTCGACATTGCGGCCGCGGTGGCGCGGTTTCGCCAGGCCGATGCGCTGGCGCGCCAGGCCGGCGCGGCGCTGTTGCCGAGCGTCAACCTCAACGGATCGGAAAACTATTCACGCACGTCGGGGTCGAGCGCCAGCGGCCTCTCGATCGGCGGCCGCGAGGTGGTCAACTACAGTGCGTCGCTGAGCGCCAGCTATCAGCTCGATTTCTGGGGCCAGAACCGCGATGCCTTGCAGGCGGCGGAGGAGACCTCGGTTGCCAACCGGTTCGACCGCGAAGTGGTGGCGCTGACCACGCTGGTGAGCGTCGCCAACGCCTATTTCACGGTGCTGGCGTCGCAGGACCGGCTGCGCACTGCGCAGCGCAACATCGCCAGCGCCGAGCGCATCCTCAATGCGATCCGGGACCGCTTCAAGGCCGGCACCGGCTCCGATCTCGACGTCGCGCAGCAGGAGAGCGTGCTCGCCAATCAGCGCGCGCTGGTGCCGCCGCTGCGGCAGACGCTCGACCAGAATATCAACGCGCTCGCGGTGCTGGTGTCGCGGCCGCCCGAAAGCGTGCGCATCGCCGGCGGCTCGCTCAATTCGGTTGCCATCCCGCGCGTCACGCCGGGACTGCCGTCCGAATTGCTGACCCAGCGCCCCGACATCCGCCGGCAGGAGGCGCAGCTCGCTTCCGCCACGGCCAATGTCGGCAGCGCGCGGGCGCAATTCTTCCCGAGCATCCAGCTGACCGGGCAGGGCGGCTACCAGAGCCAGGCCCTGGTCTCGCTATTCCAGCCGCACGCGGCCTTTTTCAGCCTGGTCGGCGGCCTGACCCAGCCGATCTTCGACGGCGGCCGGATCCTCGGCAATTTCGAATACAATCAGGCCAAGCAGGACGAACTGCTGCAAACCTATCGCAAGACGGTCGTCCAGTCGTTCACCGATGTCGACAATGCGCTGGTCGCGATCCGCGAGACCACGCGGAAGCTGCAATTGCAGCGTGACGTGCTGTCGTCGTCGCGACGCGCCTTCGATCTCGCCGAGCAGCAGCTCAAGGCCGGCACCGCCGACATCGTAACCGTGCTAAACACGCAGCTGACCCTGTTCCAGGCGGAAGATGCGTATTCCCAGGCCCAGCTTGCCCGGATATTGGCAGTCGTGACCCTGTATCAGGCCCTGGGCGGCGGCTGGGAACCGAAGGTGGAAAGACCGGTCAATGCTCTTTAA
- a CDS encoding DUF2177 family protein — MTYLYAYLSTLIVFVACDMVWLGTMASRLYRPTLGDILSAEVNLPPAIVFYLIYPLGLVVFAVLPALKSASLGSAALYGALLGFFSYMTYDLTNQATLRNWTVQLTLLDVGWGTLLGAISATAAYLVTARLVA; from the coding sequence ATGACGTATCTGTACGCCTACCTGTCGACATTGATCGTCTTCGTGGCCTGCGACATGGTCTGGCTTGGAACGATGGCGAGCCGACTGTATCGTCCGACACTCGGAGACATCCTCTCGGCCGAGGTCAACCTGCCTCCGGCGATCGTCTTCTATCTGATCTACCCGCTCGGGCTCGTGGTGTTTGCCGTGCTCCCTGCGCTGAAGTCGGCGAGCCTGGGCTCGGCGGCGCTCTACGGCGCACTGCTCGGCTTCTTCAGCTACATGACCTATGATTTGACCAACCAGGCGACACTGCGGAACTGGACCGTTCAGCTCACGCTGCTCGATGTCGGTTGGGGAACGCTGCTTGGTGCGATATCCGCGACGGCGGCGTACCTCGTGACGGCAAGGCTAGTGGCCTGA
- a CDS encoding DUF1295 domain-containing protein, which translates to MSPHPLIIQFIVMALALSAVMATAWSIQRRTGATGWIDVCWTFGTGLVACLASLVPVPDGGAVSLRQVMVALLVAIWSFRLGGHLLLRTWRSGDDPRYRDLIDQWGATADRRMFLQLQAQAAVGLILAVSAAVAAHNPRPGLGFVDLLGALLLLTALIGEALSDWQLRRFRSDPANRDRVCEAGFWKWSRHPNYFFEWLCWLAYPLIAIDASYPAGWVTLLAPICMYWVLVHVSGVPPLEQHMLRSRGQLFREVQERTRPFFPFPRLKSGH; encoded by the coding sequence ATGAGCCCGCACCCGCTGATCATCCAATTCATCGTCATGGCGCTGGCGTTGTCCGCGGTCATGGCGACCGCCTGGTCCATTCAGCGACGGACCGGGGCCACCGGGTGGATCGATGTTTGCTGGACATTCGGCACCGGCCTGGTTGCTTGTCTGGCCAGCCTTGTCCCGGTCCCGGATGGCGGGGCGGTCAGCTTACGGCAGGTTATGGTTGCGCTGCTGGTCGCGATCTGGTCGTTCCGGCTCGGCGGTCATCTGTTGCTGCGAACCTGGAGATCCGGCGACGATCCGCGCTACCGCGACCTGATCGATCAATGGGGTGCTACGGCCGACAGGCGGATGTTTCTGCAATTGCAGGCGCAGGCAGCCGTTGGATTGATCCTGGCGGTTTCGGCAGCGGTGGCCGCGCACAATCCGCGCCCCGGGCTTGGCTTCGTGGATCTGCTCGGTGCGCTGTTGCTGCTGACTGCCCTGATTGGCGAAGCGTTGTCCGACTGGCAGCTGCGCAGATTCCGGTCGGATCCCGCCAATCGAGATCGGGTCTGCGAGGCCGGGTTCTGGAAGTGGTCGCGTCATCCGAACTATTTCTTCGAATGGCTGTGCTGGCTGGCTTACCCGCTGATCGCGATCGACGCCTCGTATCCGGCAGGCTGGGTCACGTTGCTGGCGCCGATCTGCATGTACTGGGTGCTGGTCCATGTGTCCGGCGTCCCGCCGCTCGAACAGCACATGCTGCGCTCGCGCGGCCAGCTCTTTCGCGAGGTGCAGGAGAGAACCCGGCCGTTCTTTCCATTTCCAAGGCTGAAATCAGGCCACTAG
- a CDS encoding ChrR family anti-sigma-E factor: MTVHHHPPDELLAAFAAGALDLGQHIAVATHLVGCASCRAAVRAMEHVGGTVLAALPPAAMSDGSFEALERRLNESRETSVAARRRGQAFHDVPGLPGFLDSYPDSSWRWIAPKVHLRPIRLPEPSETRVFLLRSSPGTRMIEHTHTGFEMTCVLSGSFVHAGGRFGPGDFDFGDGAVDHDIRIDSTDDCICLVAMQGDLKLNGVIGRLLQPLIRM; this comes from the coding sequence ATGACCGTCCATCATCATCCCCCGGACGAGCTGCTGGCGGCGTTTGCCGCAGGGGCGCTCGATCTTGGCCAGCACATTGCGGTTGCCACCCATTTGGTCGGCTGTGCCAGCTGCCGCGCAGCGGTACGGGCGATGGAGCATGTTGGCGGCACCGTGCTGGCTGCACTGCCGCCGGCCGCGATGTCGGACGGGTCGTTCGAGGCGTTGGAGCGCAGGCTGAACGAGAGCCGGGAGACTTCCGTTGCTGCGCGGCGCAGGGGGCAGGCGTTCCACGACGTACCAGGCTTGCCGGGCTTTCTGGACAGCTATCCCGACAGTTCTTGGCGATGGATTGCGCCGAAGGTGCATTTGCGGCCGATCCGGCTGCCCGAACCGAGCGAGACGCGCGTGTTTCTGCTGAGGTCCAGCCCCGGGACCAGGATGATCGAGCACACGCATACCGGCTTCGAGATGACCTGCGTGCTGTCAGGAAGCTTCGTTCACGCCGGCGGCCGTTTCGGGCCCGGAGATTTCGATTTCGGCGACGGCGCGGTGGATCACGATATCAGGATCGACTCGACGGACGACTGCATCTGTCTGGTCGCAATGCAGGGAGATCTGAAGCTCAACGGAGTGATCGGCCGCTTGTTGCAACCGTTGATCCGCATGTGA
- a CDS encoding sigma-70 family RNA polymerase sigma factor, with amino-acid sequence MAAAARHISGGIALARPGAIRYCGRRAVNDRECPRGMLSETPDNETSDAARWARLIEAVAVRGDREAFAALFRYFAPRIKTLMQRSGASEQLADELAQEALVLVWSKAALFDPGSSGAAAWIFTIARNLRIDALRRQKRTPTSDTSEAELEFQHDEGPLPDAGVVASQIEARVRDALSVLPDEQMRVIELSFFHETAHAEIAKVLDIPLGTVKSRLRLAMARLRSLLDDFS; translated from the coding sequence ATGGCAGCTGCCGCACGACATATCTCCGGAGGTATCGCTCTGGCCAGGCCGGGCGCGATCCGGTACTGCGGTCGCAGAGCCGTTAACGACAGGGAGTGCCCGCGCGGCATGTTGAGTGAAACTCCCGACAATGAGACGTCGGACGCCGCCCGGTGGGCCCGGCTGATCGAAGCCGTCGCGGTTCGCGGAGATCGCGAGGCTTTCGCGGCGCTGTTTCGATATTTTGCACCGCGCATCAAGACGCTCATGCAGCGCTCCGGTGCGAGTGAGCAGCTTGCCGATGAGCTGGCGCAGGAGGCGTTGGTCCTGGTGTGGTCGAAGGCCGCTCTGTTCGATCCCGGCAGCAGCGGTGCCGCAGCCTGGATTTTCACGATCGCGCGAAACCTGCGCATTGACGCGCTCCGTCGCCAGAAACGAACTCCAACCAGCGATACGTCCGAAGCGGAGCTTGAGTTTCAGCACGATGAGGGGCCGTTGCCCGACGCCGGGGTCGTGGCATCTCAGATCGAGGCGCGTGTCCGCGATGCACTGTCGGTGTTGCCGGACGAGCAGATGCGGGTGATCGAGCTCTCGTTCTTTCACGAAACGGCCCACGCGGAGATCGCGAAGGTGCTGGATATCCCGCTCGGCACCGTCAAATCGCGGCTGCGGCTGGCGATGGCCCGGCTGCGCAGCCTACTGGATGATTTCTCATGA
- a CDS encoding NAD(P)/FAD-dependent oxidoreductase, whose amino-acid sequence MRTDDRLNIAVVGTGISGLSAAWLLGQRHDVTVYEKSDRIGGHSNTVTALLGGERVAVDTGFIVFNRKTYPNLAALFRHLQVPTQASEMSLSVSLDEGDLEYSGTGLSGLLAQHGNLLRPRFWSMLRDLVRFYDRATRDAALLADETISLGAYLAQGGYGSAFRDDHLLPMASAIWSAPPDEILAFPAATFIRFHHNHGLLQLTGRPPWETVTGGSRSYVQRLVRPFADRIRLGCGVVRIRRSAHGVTVTDIRGETRSYDHVVLATHANEALSVIGDPTPDETRLLGAFRYSRNLAVLHSDPAFMPRRRLAWSSWNYVGSRDHQGAPVGVTYWMNRLQGIPKHLPLFVTLNPARPPRADTLHQTEVYEHPIFDAAAIAAQRRLWSLQGDGNVWFCGAHFGAGFHEDGLQSGLAVAEQLGGVRRPWTVPNESGRIVLGANARSLPEPELQS is encoded by the coding sequence TTGAGGACCGACGACAGATTGAACATCGCCGTGGTCGGAACCGGCATCTCCGGCCTGTCTGCTGCCTGGCTGCTTGGCCAGCGGCACGATGTGACCGTCTACGAGAAATCCGATCGGATCGGCGGGCATTCCAACACCGTGACCGCATTGCTTGGCGGCGAGCGCGTCGCCGTGGACACCGGCTTCATCGTGTTCAACCGGAAGACCTACCCCAACCTTGCCGCCCTGTTCCGACATCTCCAGGTTCCTACGCAGGCATCGGAGATGTCGCTCTCGGTTTCCCTTGACGAGGGCGATCTGGAATATTCCGGGACCGGTCTTTCGGGGCTGCTGGCCCAGCACGGCAACCTGCTGCGTCCGCGCTTCTGGTCGATGCTGCGCGACCTCGTCCGGTTCTACGATCGCGCGACACGCGATGCTGCGCTGCTCGCTGACGAGACGATCAGCCTCGGCGCATATCTTGCGCAAGGCGGCTATGGTTCAGCCTTCCGCGACGATCATCTGCTGCCGATGGCAAGCGCCATCTGGTCGGCACCTCCCGATGAAATTCTCGCCTTTCCCGCGGCGACCTTCATTCGCTTCCACCACAATCACGGCCTGCTCCAGTTGACCGGCCGGCCACCATGGGAAACCGTGACCGGCGGCAGCCGCTCCTATGTGCAACGGCTGGTCCGGCCGTTTGCAGACCGGATCAGGCTCGGCTGCGGCGTGGTTAGGATACGACGGTCGGCACACGGCGTGACGGTGACCGACATTCGCGGCGAGACGCGATCATACGATCACGTCGTCCTGGCAACGCACGCGAACGAGGCGCTGTCGGTGATCGGTGACCCCACGCCAGACGAAACCAGACTGCTCGGTGCGTTCCGCTATAGCCGCAACCTGGCCGTCCTCCACTCCGATCCAGCGTTCATGCCGCGGCGTCGCCTGGCCTGGTCGAGCTGGAATTATGTCGGTTCGCGCGACCATCAAGGCGCGCCGGTCGGCGTGACCTATTGGATGAACCGGCTACAGGGTATCCCCAAGCATTTGCCGCTGTTCGTCACGCTCAATCCCGCCCGTCCACCGCGCGCGGACACGTTGCATCAGACCGAGGTCTACGAGCACCCGATCTTCGATGCGGCCGCGATCGCCGCGCAACGTCGGCTGTGGTCGCTGCAAGGCGACGGCAATGTCTGGTTCTGCGGCGCGCATTTCGGCGCCGGCTTCCACGAAGACGGGTTGCAATCGGGGCTGGCGGTGGCCGAGCAACTTGGCGGCGTACGCAGGCCGTGGACCGTGCCGAACGAATCCGGACGCATCGTGCTCGGCGCGAACGCCAGATCCTTGCCTGAGCCGGAGCTGCAATCATGA
- a CDS encoding DUF1365 domain-containing protein: MMQRSCLYRGSVMHRRLRPTMHRFRYRAFWLLLDLDELPALVSRLRLFSHNRFNLFALYDSDHGDGSATPLRAQIERSLGQAGIDLAGGPIRLFCMPRTLGYSFNPLSLYFCYRDSGQLAAVVYQVHNTFGERHAYVAAVENGAVSIRHDCNKTFYVSPFMSMNQAYHFRLNRPHRRFALGINASEGGDTMLSACLAASRQALSDRSLLRSFLGIPLVTAKVILAIHWEAARLWLKGIRIRERPKPSANGITVAARSPEQRTNLHAH; encoded by the coding sequence ATGATGCAGCGCTCCTGCCTCTATCGCGGCAGCGTGATGCACCGGCGGCTGCGACCGACAATGCACCGCTTTCGCTACCGCGCGTTCTGGCTGCTGCTCGATCTCGACGAGCTTCCGGCGCTCGTCTCGCGGCTGCGCCTGTTCTCGCACAACCGGTTCAACCTGTTTGCGCTGTACGACAGCGATCATGGTGACGGCAGCGCAACGCCGCTTCGTGCCCAGATCGAACGATCGCTCGGGCAAGCCGGGATCGATCTGGCCGGCGGACCGATCCGATTGTTCTGCATGCCGCGGACACTCGGCTACAGCTTCAATCCCCTCAGCCTCTATTTCTGTTACCGGGACTCGGGCCAACTCGCGGCCGTCGTCTATCAGGTTCACAACACGTTCGGCGAACGCCACGCCTACGTCGCCGCGGTCGAGAACGGCGCGGTGAGCATCCGGCACGACTGCAACAAGACCTTCTACGTTTCGCCGTTCATGTCCATGAATCAGGCCTATCATTTCCGCCTGAACCGACCGCACCGGCGTTTCGCGCTCGGCATCAATGCGAGCGAGGGTGGCGACACGATGCTCAGCGCGTGCCTTGCCGCCTCACGGCAGGCATTGAGCGACCGGAGCCTGTTGCGCAGCTTCCTCGGGATTCCGCTGGTGACGGCCAAGGTCATCCTCGCGATCCATTGGGAGGCGGCCAGACTTTGGCTGAAGGGCATCCGCATTCGCGAACGCCCGAAGCCATCCGCGAACGGTATCACGGTCGCTGCCAGATCACCCGAGCAACGGACGAATTTGCATGCGCACTAA